A single Clostridium sp. AN503 DNA region contains:
- a CDS encoding YaaL family protein, giving the protein MAGHFFKKEREKRPSLENLELKAEIEQTRHKMESARNQFEQVVDPTLIDCYIYELNAAQLRYQFLLRRVKILEGLY; this is encoded by the coding sequence ATGGCAGGACATTTTTTTAAGAAGGAGCGCGAAAAAAGGCCCTCCCTTGAGAATCTGGAACTGAAGGCTGAGATTGAACAGACCCGGCACAAGATGGAATCCGCCAGAAACCAGTTTGAGCAGGTGGTGGATCCGACGCTGATCGACTGTTATATCTATGAGCTGAACGCAGCACAGCTGCGGTATCAGTTCCTCCTCAGACGAGTTAAGATTTTGGAGGGGCTGTATTGA
- the fba gene encoding class II fructose-1,6-bisphosphate aldolase, whose translation MSLTTTRDMLLKAQKEGYAVGAFNAENMEMVQAVIEAAQELKAPVIIQTTPGTLNYASPELFAAMVAEEAKKASVPVALHLDHGNSYELAARALKAGYTSIMIDGSKEKFDDNVAISSEVVKMAHAMGIPVEGELGTVGGKEDNHSVSESEKSYTDPAEAEEFAKLTGVDSLALGIGNAHGFYKGVPELKFDILEETRKRVSIPIVLHGASGIPDEDVKKATSLGICKVNYATELRDAYSKGVKAYLAENPDTFDPKKYGASGRDYVKTLVMHKIEVCNCAGKA comes from the coding sequence ATGTCACTTACAACAACCAGAGATATGCTGTTAAAAGCACAGAAAGAGGGCTATGCGGTAGGAGCGTTCAATGCAGAGAACATGGAGATGGTACAGGCTGTCATCGAGGCGGCACAGGAGCTGAAGGCTCCGGTCATCATCCAGACCACTCCCGGAACGTTAAATTATGCGTCGCCGGAGCTGTTTGCAGCTATGGTAGCAGAGGAAGCGAAAAAGGCGTCTGTCCCGGTAGCTCTGCATTTAGACCACGGCAACAGTTATGAGCTGGCGGCGAGAGCGCTGAAGGCAGGTTATACATCTATCATGATCGACGGCTCCAAGGAGAAGTTTGACGACAACGTGGCAATCTCTTCCGAGGTAGTGAAGATGGCTCACGCTATGGGCATCCCGGTAGAGGGCGAGCTTGGTACCGTAGGCGGCAAAGAGGATAACCACTCTGTAAGTGAGAGTGAGAAGTCCTATACCGACCCGGCGGAAGCAGAGGAGTTCGCGAAACTGACAGGTGTAGATTCTCTTGCACTGGGCATCGGAAACGCGCACGGCTTCTATAAAGGCGTTCCGGAGCTGAAGTTCGATATCCTGGAGGAGACCAGGAAACGCGTTTCCATTCCGATCGTACTGCACGGCGCATCCGGCATCCCGGACGAGGATGTGAAAAAGGCTACCAGCCTTGGCATCTGCAAGGTGAATTATGCTACAGAGCTGCGCGACGCGTACAGCAAGGGCGTAAAGGCATACCTGGCCGAGAACCCGGATACCTTCGATCCGAAGAAGTACGGCGCATCCGGCAGGGATTATGTGAAAACGCTGGTTATGCATAAGATTGAGGTCTGCAACTGCGCTGGGAAGGCGTAA
- a CDS encoding class II D-tagatose-bisphosphate aldolase, non-catalytic subunit gives MKHPIQQMMENRRQGIKCGIPSYCSANELVLETALRRAKAQDTAVLIEATANQVNQFGGYTGMLPKDFYQMVLTMAQEIGVPEHQIILAGDHLGPLTWQNLPEKEAMENSMELVYQYARAGFTKIHLDTSMKVADDPEGLLSTETIARRGAILYKSTMKGYEELKAEKPDAIRPVFVIGSEVPIPGGAQEAEDTLAVTSPDAFRDTVATYRRVWKEEGVEDGMKDVVAVVVQPGVEFGDDQVFLYDHDAATELCAALNEFPEVCFEGHSTDYQSPECLKAMVEDGIAILKVGPALTYGLREALFALSFMERELVPEEKQAHFIETLEKVMLDNPGNWKKHYHGDDKQLALARKYSFSDRCRYYIGQPEVVDSMNKLFENLKEYPVPMNMLHQYMPVTYVKVRDGKLPLDPKELAMDGVANFMEDYEYAVAL, from the coding sequence ATGAAACATCCGATTCAGCAGATGATGGAAAACCGCCGCCAGGGCATCAAGTGTGGGATTCCTTCCTATTGCAGTGCCAATGAACTGGTCCTTGAGACCGCTCTGCGCCGCGCAAAGGCCCAGGATACCGCAGTGCTCATCGAGGCAACTGCCAACCAGGTCAACCAGTTCGGCGGCTATACCGGAATGCTTCCGAAAGACTTTTACCAGATGGTCCTCACGATGGCACAGGAGATCGGCGTTCCGGAGCATCAGATCATCCTTGCAGGCGACCATTTGGGGCCGCTGACCTGGCAGAACCTGCCGGAAAAGGAAGCCATGGAGAATTCCATGGAGCTGGTTTACCAGTATGCCCGCGCCGGTTTTACCAAGATCCATTTAGACACCAGCATGAAGGTGGCGGACGATCCGGAAGGGCTGCTCTCCACAGAGACCATTGCCCGCAGAGGCGCTATCCTCTACAAGTCCACCATGAAGGGCTACGAGGAGTTAAAGGCTGAGAAGCCCGACGCCATCCGCCCGGTATTCGTCATCGGCAGCGAAGTCCCGATCCCGGGCGGCGCACAGGAGGCCGAGGATACCCTGGCTGTTACCAGCCCTGACGCATTCCGCGACACCGTGGCAACCTACCGCCGCGTCTGGAAGGAAGAGGGCGTTGAGGACGGCATGAAGGACGTAGTGGCCGTAGTAGTTCAGCCGGGCGTGGAGTTCGGCGACGACCAGGTGTTCCTTTATGACCATGACGCTGCCACCGAGCTGTGCGCGGCACTTAATGAGTTCCCGGAGGTATGCTTCGAGGGTCATTCCACCGACTACCAGAGCCCGGAATGCTTAAAGGCTATGGTTGAGGACGGCATCGCTATCCTGAAGGTCGGCCCGGCGCTGACCTATGGTCTGCGCGAAGCACTGTTCGCCTTAAGCTTTATGGAGAGAGAGCTGGTACCGGAAGAAAAGCAGGCCCACTTCATCGAGACCCTGGAAAAAGTTATGCTGGACAACCCGGGCAACTGGAAGAAGCATTACCATGGCGATGACAAGCAGCTTGCCCTTGCCAGAAAGTACAGCTTTTCCGACCGCTGCCGCTACTACATCGGACAGCCGGAAGTGGTTGATTCCATGAATAAACTGTTCGAGAACTTAAAGGAATATCCGGTTCCCATGAACATGCTGCACCAGTATATGCCGGTCACCTACGTGAAGGTCCGCGACGGCAAGCTGCCGCTGGACCCGAAGGAGCTTGCTATGGACGGGGTTGCGAACTTTATGGAAGATTATGAGTATGCCGTAGCGCTGTAA
- a CDS encoding MFS transporter, whose product MKEKKKIYYGWWIVFLGFLVYALVYSAISSAGVFTLPITEELGFSRSAYSGRSLFASAGTIIGSFTVGRFIAKHNIKRTMIGSCMILILCVIGCTFCTQVWQFYAISLLTGFGFAGATMIPVPVLINAWFGPKKKGLAMSIALAGSGIGGMFMTMILNWFCQNYGWRAAYYANAAIFLAVVPFIAVLAVRSPKEMGLERIGDVLVDGAVCEKAGIPFSAGRKSTAYWFVLGSFFLLAFVNAGILNHQIPYFNDAGFSPSKAASLGAIALGALTLGKVLLGAMCDRIGIKKGVFIGNTMLMLSMLLIYMSASVHFMGYAYVVFYAIGGSVATVAAPLVVSAIFGDKEFSRYIGNINVATGIGNPIGAIFCGALFDATGGYGSAWIAMAVISAIIIVMQIRLFHIKNKKPEAAVLL is encoded by the coding sequence ATGAAAGAAAAGAAGAAGATTTATTACGGCTGGTGGATCGTGTTTTTAGGTTTTTTAGTCTATGCACTTGTTTACTCAGCGATTTCCAGCGCAGGGGTATTCACCCTTCCGATAACGGAGGAATTGGGGTTCTCGCGCTCTGCATATTCCGGAAGGTCGCTTTTTGCATCAGCGGGTACCATCATCGGTTCTTTTACAGTCGGGCGGTTTATTGCAAAGCATAATATCAAACGGACGATGATCGGCTCCTGCATGATCTTGATACTCTGCGTAATAGGATGTACCTTCTGCACACAAGTATGGCAGTTCTACGCGATCAGCCTTCTTACGGGATTTGGATTTGCGGGAGCGACTATGATACCGGTACCGGTTCTGATCAATGCATGGTTTGGGCCGAAGAAAAAAGGTCTCGCCATGAGTATCGCATTGGCCGGATCTGGAATTGGCGGAATGTTTATGACCATGATCCTCAACTGGTTCTGCCAAAATTACGGATGGCGGGCCGCCTACTACGCAAATGCCGCGATTTTCCTTGCAGTGGTTCCATTTATTGCGGTTTTGGCAGTCAGAAGCCCAAAGGAAATGGGACTGGAGCGTATCGGGGATGTCCTGGTTGACGGCGCTGTGTGCGAAAAAGCAGGAATACCATTTTCCGCAGGACGCAAAAGTACGGCGTATTGGTTTGTGTTAGGTTCCTTTTTCCTGCTGGCCTTTGTCAATGCCGGCATTTTGAATCACCAGATTCCTTATTTTAATGACGCCGGCTTTTCCCCGTCAAAGGCGGCCAGCCTTGGAGCGATTGCCCTGGGCGCGCTGACACTTGGCAAGGTCCTGCTGGGTGCAATGTGTGACCGTATTGGAATAAAAAAGGGCGTTTTTATTGGCAATACTATGTTGATGCTTTCCATGCTTTTGATCTATATGAGTGCAAGCGTACATTTTATGGGATATGCGTATGTTGTGTTTTATGCCATAGGCGGCTCTGTGGCAACCGTAGCTGCCCCTCTGGTGGTATCCGCCATATTTGGCGATAAGGAATTCAGCAGATATATTGGCAATATCAATGTTGCAACCGGAATCGGAAACCCGATAGGCGCTATTTTCTGCGGCGCTCTCTTTGACGCCACCGGCGGATATGGATCGGCATGGATTGCCATGGCAGTAATATCTGCGATCATCATAGTGATGCAGATCAGGCTCTTTCATATCAAGAATAAAAAACCGGAAGCAGCGGTACTGTTATAG
- the glgB gene encoding 1,4-alpha-glucan branching protein GlgB: MAVKEKKKPAGTGVITEVDRYLFGEGTHYEIYDKLGAHPMSLKGKQGFYFAVWAPHAAAVSVVGDFNGWNPDANPMIPLETSGIYETFVPGLGSGELYKFVITTQTGKLLFKADPYARYAEYRPGTASITADLSGFKWSDDTWMKKRLESNPREAAMSIYEVHIGSWRRKNREEKDGYYTYKEAAEELAAYVKEMGYTHVELMGIAEHPFDGSWGYQVTGYYAPTSRYGTPDEFMYFVNYLHKKGIGVILDWVPAHFPRDSHGLADFDGQALYEYADPRKGEHPDWGTKVFDYEKNEVSNFLIANALYWVDKFHVDGLRVDAVASMLYLDYGRKDGQWIPNKHGGNQNLEAIEFFRHLNSVVSGRGKGAMVIAEESTAWPLVTHDPEKGGLGFTFKWNMGWMHDFLEYMKLDPYFRKFNHNKMTFGLTYFNSENFILVLSHDEVVHLKCSMINKMPGTFEEKFANLKAGYTFMIGHPGKKLLFMGQDFGQLHEWDEKVGLDWYLAQEDLHGDLQRYVKDLLHIYQKYPALYESDDDWDGFQWVNANDGDRSIFSFIRYAKDRKKSLLFVCNFTPVERPDYRVGVPKRGSYSLLLDSVHGAYEKPEAIRAVKKECDGQTYSIGLPLPAYGTAILRFS; this comes from the coding sequence ATGGCTGTCAAAGAGAAGAAAAAACCAGCAGGTACAGGCGTGATCACTGAAGTGGACCGCTATCTGTTCGGGGAAGGGACCCACTATGAGATCTATGATAAGCTGGGCGCCCATCCCATGTCTTTAAAAGGGAAACAGGGCTTCTATTTCGCAGTCTGGGCGCCCCACGCGGCCGCAGTCAGCGTGGTGGGCGATTTCAACGGCTGGAACCCCGATGCCAACCCTATGATACCGCTAGAAACATCCGGCATCTATGAAACCTTCGTCCCAGGGCTGGGAAGCGGCGAGCTTTACAAATTCGTCATCACCACCCAGACCGGCAAACTGCTGTTTAAGGCAGATCCCTATGCCCGGTATGCGGAATACCGGCCGGGTACCGCCTCCATCACCGCCGACTTGAGCGGCTTTAAATGGAGCGATGATACCTGGATGAAAAAGAGGCTGGAAAGCAATCCGCGGGAAGCTGCCATGAGCATCTACGAGGTACATATCGGTTCCTGGCGCAGGAAAAACCGCGAGGAAAAGGACGGTTACTATACGTATAAAGAAGCAGCCGAGGAGCTGGCTGCCTACGTCAAGGAGATGGGTTACACCCACGTGGAGCTGATGGGCATTGCAGAGCACCCGTTCGACGGTTCCTGGGGATACCAGGTCACCGGCTACTACGCTCCCACCTCCCGGTACGGAACCCCTGATGAGTTTATGTATTTTGTCAACTATCTGCATAAAAAAGGCATCGGCGTTATCCTGGACTGGGTCCCTGCTCATTTCCCAAGGGATTCCCATGGATTGGCTGATTTCGACGGACAGGCGCTGTATGAATATGCAGACCCCCGCAAAGGTGAACATCCGGACTGGGGGACCAAGGTATTTGATTATGAGAAGAACGAGGTTTCCAACTTCCTGATCGCCAACGCCCTCTACTGGGTGGACAAATTCCACGTGGACGGGCTGAGGGTGGATGCGGTCGCTTCCATGCTCTATCTGGATTACGGGCGCAAGGACGGACAGTGGATCCCCAACAAACACGGCGGGAACCAGAACCTGGAAGCCATCGAGTTCTTCCGCCACTTAAACAGCGTCGTATCTGGACGGGGGAAGGGCGCCATGGTCATTGCAGAGGAATCCACCGCATGGCCGCTTGTCACCCATGACCCGGAAAAGGGCGGACTGGGCTTTACCTTCAAATGGAACATGGGCTGGATGCACGACTTTTTGGAATACATGAAGCTGGACCCGTATTTCCGCAAGTTCAACCACAACAAGATGACCTTCGGGCTGACCTATTTTAACAGCGAGAACTTCATCCTGGTGCTGTCCCATGACGAGGTTGTCCACTTGAAATGCTCCATGATCAACAAGATGCCCGGCACCTTTGAGGAAAAATTCGCCAACCTAAAGGCCGGCTACACGTTTATGATCGGACATCCCGGCAAGAAGCTCCTGTTTATGGGACAGGATTTCGGCCAGCTCCATGAATGGGATGAGAAGGTTGGCCTGGACTGGTATCTGGCCCAGGAAGACCTGCATGGTGATCTTCAGCGCTACGTGAAAGATTTGTTACATATTTATCAAAAATACCCGGCTCTCTATGAGTCTGATGACGATTGGGACGGTTTCCAGTGGGTAAATGCCAACGACGGCGACCGGAGTATCTTCAGCTTTATCCGCTATGCGAAGGACCGGAAAAAGAGCCTGCTCTTTGTATGTAACTTCACTCCGGTCGAACGTCCGGACTACCGGGTCGGCGTGCCGAAGCGCGGCAGCTATTCGCTTCTTTTAGACAGCGTCCACGGCGCATATGAAAAACCGGAAGCCATCAGAGCTGTCAAAAAAGAATGCGACGGACAGACCTATTCCATCGGGCTTCCGCTCCCTGCATACGGGACTGCAATCCTCCGATTTTCCTGA
- a CDS encoding M20 family metallopeptidase, with product MKILIDEAKRINSELAGNRRYLHRHPELSLSLPVTKKYVIQKLREYGYEPKEYGESGVVVTVGGKEGKVFLLRGDMDALPIQEETGLPYASEHEGCMHACGHDCHTAMLLGAAKLLKEHEDEIEGTVKLLFQPGEEPLLGAKEMVNAGVLENPSVDAAMMLHTMIGTPIPDGMVGVFGGGPAYASSDWFKINVKGKGGHGAAPQLSVDPLAAVCAIYSGIQEIVAGHVNPAENCVMTIGEIHGGSTGNIIPDTAYMRGTIRTFNENTRNTLKESLVRMVENTAKARRCEAAVDFTNSCGVAECSSQVSEDVLAFTQELLGNENAADLRTAFGGALRRLSGSEDFAAISEKVPSSIALLFMGNTQAGYKYGNHHPKSRFNDDFLYVGAAVYANTAIEWLKKNK from the coding sequence ATGAAGATTTTGATTGACGAGGCAAAAAGGATCAACAGCGAACTGGCAGGGAACCGAAGGTACCTGCACCGCCACCCGGAGCTTTCCCTTTCGCTTCCGGTCACTAAAAAATATGTGATCCAAAAGCTCAGGGAATACGGGTACGAGCCAAAAGAATACGGAGAATCCGGGGTCGTAGTCACTGTCGGTGGAAAAGAAGGAAAAGTATTTTTGCTCAGAGGCGATATGGATGCGCTCCCAATCCAGGAAGAGACCGGCCTTCCGTATGCGTCGGAACATGAGGGATGTATGCATGCCTGTGGGCATGACTGCCATACAGCCATGCTGCTGGGTGCAGCCAAGCTTTTAAAGGAGCATGAAGATGAGATCGAAGGAACCGTAAAGCTTTTATTCCAGCCCGGGGAGGAGCCGCTTTTGGGCGCTAAGGAGATGGTAAACGCTGGTGTACTTGAGAACCCGTCAGTAGACGCAGCCATGATGCTTCATACCATGATCGGAACGCCAATACCGGATGGCATGGTCGGAGTCTTTGGCGGAGGGCCGGCTTATGCATCTTCGGACTGGTTTAAAATAAATGTCAAGGGTAAGGGCGGGCATGGCGCCGCTCCTCAACTGTCAGTAGATCCTTTAGCCGCCGTCTGCGCAATATACAGCGGAATCCAGGAAATCGTGGCAGGACATGTGAATCCAGCCGAGAACTGTGTTATGACAATCGGAGAGATTCACGGTGGGAGTACAGGAAATATAATCCCTGATACGGCCTATATGCGCGGAACCATAAGGACATTTAATGAGAATACCAGGAACACCTTAAAAGAGAGTCTCGTCAGAATGGTTGAAAATACCGCTAAAGCCAGGCGCTGTGAGGCTGCGGTGGATTTCACCAATTCCTGCGGAGTTGCAGAATGCAGCAGCCAGGTATCTGAAGACGTCCTTGCGTTTACACAGGAACTTTTGGGAAATGAGAATGCGGCAGACTTACGCACTGCGTTTGGCGGAGCACTGCGCAGGCTAAGCGGTTCCGAGGACTTCGCTGCAATATCAGAAAAAGTACCCTCCAGCATCGCCTTATTGTTTATGGGAAACACACAGGCCGGATATAAATATGGCAATCACCACCCCAAATCCAGATTCAACGATGATTTTCTCTATGTTGGGGCGGCTGTATATGCGAACACTGCAATAGAGTGGCTGAAAAAGAATAAGTAA
- the nagA gene encoding N-acetylglucosamine-6-phosphate deacetylase, producing MLIQSKKVWIADQFIAAEIEAEDGRITNIFPYGSKPADEDYGDLRIVPGFLDIHCHGAYGFDTNDANEEGLRNWTKNIVGEGVTGLLATTITQSEEVLTAAVANVAKVMEDGYEGAEIMGIHFEGPYLDMVYKGAQPEQFIVKPTIEQFERYQNAAKGNIRYITLATETDEDFALTHYLAERGVVVSIGHSAATYEQAAMAYANGASSMTHVYNGMTPFKHRENGLVGAAYRFRTMYGEIICDGNHSTTAALNNYFMSKGPDYSIMVSDALMAKGSPVGSKYIFGGNEIEIYPDGSAHLTSTGTLAGSTLRLNEGLRILVEEAMIPFNYALNACTINPARCLGIENRKGQIRTGCDADLVVLENDYQVRQTYCKGKAQL from the coding sequence ATGCTGATACAAAGTAAAAAGGTCTGGATCGCGGACCAGTTTATTGCTGCTGAAATCGAAGCAGAGGACGGCAGGATCACCAACATCTTCCCATATGGAAGCAAACCGGCAGACGAGGACTATGGGGATCTGCGGATCGTTCCTGGATTTTTGGACATCCACTGCCACGGCGCATATGGCTTTGACACCAACGATGCCAATGAGGAAGGCCTGCGCAACTGGACAAAGAATATCGTAGGCGAGGGCGTTACGGGCCTGCTTGCCACCACCATTACCCAGAGCGAGGAGGTCCTGACCGCGGCTGTTGCAAACGTGGCAAAGGTCATGGAGGACGGCTATGAGGGCGCCGAGATCATGGGCATCCATTTTGAGGGGCCGTATCTGGACATGGTTTACAAGGGCGCACAGCCGGAGCAGTTCATCGTGAAGCCTACCATCGAGCAGTTTGAGCGTTACCAGAATGCGGCGAAGGGCAATATCCGCTACATCACCCTGGCTACTGAGACCGACGAAGACTTTGCCCTGACCCATTACCTGGCAGAGCGCGGGGTTGTGGTAAGCATCGGGCATTCCGCAGCCACCTACGAGCAGGCAGCCATGGCCTATGCCAACGGCGCCAGCTCCATGACCCACGTATACAACGGCATGACTCCGTTCAAGCACCGTGAGAACGGCCTGGTAGGCGCAGCGTACCGTTTCCGCACCATGTACGGCGAGATCATCTGCGACGGCAACCATTCCACCACCGCTGCGCTGAACAACTACTTTATGTCCAAAGGCCCGGATTATTCCATCATGGTTTCCGACGCGCTGATGGCAAAAGGTTCTCCGGTTGGCAGCAAGTATATCTTCGGCGGCAATGAGATCGAGATCTATCCGGATGGAAGCGCTCACTTAACCTCCACCGGCACGCTTGCAGGTTCCACACTGCGTCTGAACGAGGGCCTGCGCATCCTGGTCGAGGAAGCCATGATCCCGTTCAACTATGCACTCAACGCCTGCACCATCAACCCGGCCCGCTGCCTGGGCATCGAAAACCGCAAGGGTCAGATCCGCACCGGATGCGACGCCGACCTGGTTGTTCTTGAGAATGATTACCAGGTGCGCCAGACCTACTGTAAGGGCAAAGCACAGTTATAA
- a CDS encoding GAF domain-containing protein, whose protein sequence is MQSVAFEYPHDKAAMYHILKTQLQGLTDGVPHLTANLANASALLNQALEDINWVGFYLLEGERLVLGPFQGKPACIEIPIGKGVCGTAVSEDAVMLIKNVHEFPGHIACDNASNSEIVIPLHNGAGKIVGVLDIDSPHLARFDEADQEGLTDFAQVLEQLF, encoded by the coding sequence ATGCAATCAGTAGCTTTTGAATACCCCCACGACAAGGCAGCCATGTACCACATTTTAAAAACACAGCTCCAGGGCCTGACAGACGGTGTCCCGCATCTGACTGCGAATCTTGCCAACGCTTCGGCCCTTTTAAACCAGGCGCTTGAGGATATCAACTGGGTTGGATTTTATCTTCTGGAAGGCGAACGCCTTGTGCTGGGACCATTCCAGGGCAAGCCGGCCTGTATAGAGATCCCAATCGGAAAAGGCGTGTGCGGAACGGCTGTGTCTGAAGACGCGGTCATGCTGATCAAAAATGTGCACGAATTTCCCGGGCATATCGCCTGTGACAACGCATCCAATTCAGAGATTGTGATCCCCCTGCATAATGGGGCAGGAAAGATAGTGGGCGTACTGGATATCGACAGCCCGCACCTGGCGCGGTTTGACGAGGCGGACCAGGAGGGTCTTACGGATTTTGCTCAGGTGCTGGAGCAGTTATTTTAA
- a CDS encoding metalloregulator ArsR/SmtB family transcription factor: MADAKELEQQFHSCMPLFIALGDEVRLRIIELLTWAVQNGRPDGLNVNEITRQTNLSRPAISHHLKILKDTGLVEVRQHGTSNYYRLTLMESTRRLMNLGYLVEECFYQDLY, encoded by the coding sequence ATGGCTGACGCCAAGGAATTAGAGCAGCAGTTCCATAGCTGTATGCCTCTGTTCATCGCTCTGGGAGACGAGGTGCGGCTCCGCATCATTGAGCTTCTGACCTGGGCAGTCCAAAACGGCAGGCCGGACGGGCTCAATGTCAACGAGATCACCCGGCAGACCAACCTCTCGCGGCCAGCTATCTCTCATCACCTGAAGATCTTAAAGGACACCGGGCTTGTAGAGGTCCGTCAGCATGGCACTTCCAACTATTACCGCCTTACACTGATGGAGAGCACGCGAAGGCTGATGAATCTAGGCTATCTGGTGGAGGAATGCTTTTACCAGGACTTATATTAA
- a CDS encoding alpha-amylase family glycosyl hydrolase, translated as MSTWYEKAVFYHMYPLGMTGAPREHTDDTVVNRFEELDRWIPHMQELGCNAVYIGPLFESSSHGYDTRDYKLVDRRLGGNDSFVRFVKLCHEAGIKVVVDGVFNHTGREFFAFRDIQEKREGSRYCGWYKGVNFGWNSPMNDGFGYDAWQGHYELPCLNLQNPEVKQYLFDVIRFWIDTFDIDGIRLDCANVLDFQFMKDLRRETGLMKEDFWLMGEVIHGEYSRWVNDEMLHSVTNYELHKSLYSGLNDHNFFEIAHNVRRLEAVGRKLYTFLDNHDENRIASKLKKKEHLPVAHLLLLTLPGIPSIYYGGEWGVEGMRTRDSDTVLRPCITMEEGHALHCELTDYIAQLGHIHDTEPAFHNGQYKELLLTNRQYAYARIPEENTSAQPGDQTDAQPAKPSVIITAANNDDTEASISIPVPVPASEAEDLMGGAVVPITDGKINITLPGNSGVVLKIRED; from the coding sequence ATGAGCACTTGGTATGAGAAGGCAGTATTTTATCACATGTACCCTCTGGGTATGACGGGAGCGCCACGCGAACATACGGACGACACGGTGGTAAATCGTTTTGAGGAGCTGGACCGATGGATTCCCCACATGCAGGAGCTTGGGTGCAATGCAGTTTACATCGGACCGCTTTTTGAGTCCTCTTCTCATGGGTACGACACCCGGGATTACAAGCTGGTAGACCGGCGCCTGGGCGGCAATGACAGCTTTGTCCGTTTTGTAAAGCTGTGTCATGAGGCCGGGATCAAGGTGGTGGTGGACGGCGTGTTCAACCACACCGGCAGAGAGTTTTTTGCTTTCCGGGACATTCAGGAAAAACGGGAAGGCTCCCGCTACTGCGGCTGGTACAAGGGCGTGAATTTCGGCTGGAACAGCCCGATGAATGACGGATTCGGTTACGATGCATGGCAGGGGCATTACGAACTGCCCTGCTTAAATCTCCAGAACCCGGAAGTAAAGCAGTACCTGTTTGACGTGATCCGATTCTGGATCGATACCTTTGACATCGACGGCATCCGTCTGGACTGTGCGAATGTGCTGGATTTCCAGTTCATGAAAGATCTGCGGCGCGAGACGGGGCTGATGAAGGAAGATTTCTGGCTGATGGGCGAGGTCATCCACGGGGAATATTCCCGCTGGGTAAACGATGAGATGCTCCATTCCGTCACCAACTACGAATTACATAAGAGCCTGTATTCCGGGCTGAATGACCACAACTTTTTTGAGATTGCCCACAATGTACGACGGCTGGAGGCCGTCGGGCGAAAACTTTACACGTTCCTGGACAATCACGATGAGAACCGGATCGCCAGCAAGCTGAAAAAGAAAGAGCACCTTCCGGTGGCGCACCTGCTGCTTTTGACCCTTCCCGGCATCCCGTCCATCTACTATGGCGGAGAATGGGGCGTGGAGGGGATGCGCACCCGGGACAGCGATACCGTCCTGCGGCCGTGCATTACCATGGAAGAAGGCCATGCGCTCCACTGTGAGCTCACGGACTATATCGCACAGCTCGGACACATCCATGACACGGAACCGGCATTCCACAACGGGCAGTATAAAGAGCTTCTGCTGACCAACCGTCAGTATGCATATGCAAGAATACCGGAAGAAAATACCAGTGCACAGCCGGGAGATCAGACGGATGCCCAGCCGGCAAAGCCTTCCGTCATCATCACCGCAGCCAACAACGATGATACAGAAGCTTCCATATCCATCCCCGTTCCGGTTCCCGCTTCGGAAGCGGAGGATCTGATGGGTGGCGCCGTCGTTCCAATCACAGACGGAAAAATAAATATCACATTACCAGGCAACTCCGGAGTTGTCTTAAAGATCAGGGAGGATTAG